Proteins encoded in a region of the Candidatus Hydrogenedentota bacterium genome:
- a CDS encoding NUDIX hydrolase: MERWVDGKLLYEGRVVSLRVGNVELDDGTIALREVVVHPGGVAVVPVKDDKVILVRQFRIAIGEDVLELPAGKLEKGEDPEARGRAELEEETGFRAGRMISAGSIYATVGYSSEIIYLYFAFDLEHIGQNMEFDERIDIVELPVSEIAARIADGTIRDAKTIIGLQSLVRYLATEHTCGGH, from the coding sequence ATGGAACGATGGGTGGACGGCAAACTGCTCTATGAGGGCCGCGTCGTGTCGTTGCGTGTCGGCAACGTCGAACTCGACGACGGCACGATCGCATTGCGGGAAGTGGTCGTTCATCCCGGCGGCGTGGCCGTTGTTCCCGTCAAGGACGACAAAGTCATTTTGGTCCGCCAATTTCGCATTGCCATTGGCGAGGACGTACTCGAACTGCCCGCCGGCAAGCTGGAAAAAGGCGAAGATCCGGAAGCGCGCGGCCGCGCGGAACTTGAAGAGGAAACCGGTTTCCGCGCCGGGCGCATGATATCCGCCGGATCGATCTATGCCACGGTGGGCTACTCGTCGGAGATCATTTATCTTTATTTCGCCTTCGATCTCGAACACATCGGCCAGAACATGGAATTCGACGAGCGCATAGATATTGTTGAGTTGCCTGTTTCAGAGATTGCGGCGCGCATTGCCGATGGAACCATCCGGGACGCCAAGACGATTATCGGCTTACAATCGCTCGTCAGATATCTCGCCACCGAACATACGTGCGGAGGACATTAG